Proteins from a single region of Hordeum vulgare subsp. vulgare chromosome 6H, MorexV3_pseudomolecules_assembly, whole genome shotgun sequence:
- the LOC123403522 gene encoding probable dolichyl pyrophosphate Glc1Man9GlcNAc2 alpha-1,3-glucosyltransferase, with translation MASTTSPSTATAAMWAFAAATCVKLMLVPTYRSTDFDVHRYWLALTHALPARQWYTDASSQWTLDYPPFFAYFSRLLSLPAPFVDASLVSIPVPAAPPSSAYLLYLRLTVAFSDLLLLAAVLLLARDARRRQRPFLVLVLVMWSPALLIVDHIHFQYNGFLMGLLLLSLHFLEQGKDLAGGIVFAALLCSKHLFLVAAPVYFVYLFGHYCCGRGALRGLGRLLLMGAGVVAVFAMAFAPFVYYGQMQQLLSRLFPFGRGLFHAYWAPNFWVFYIVLDKILAFLLRRLGFSIEIPEASFTRGLVGDSSPFAVLPKVTPITTFLLVILAMAPCLVKAFANPQSKHIIRWVAYACSCGFMFGWHVHEKASLHFTIPLALIAMDSLDDVRHYFLLSIVSCYSLFPLLFEDQEYPIKVLLLLTYGTLMWVGFSSHFSANSAPGGKKLDASDSIVERRFTGWISLGYLLGMFAIEFWSRLFHHHVFGDRLPFLPLMMVSVYCGVGMMYSWVWQLSWIIRNT, from the exons ATGGCCTCCACCACCTCGCcgtcgacggcgacggcggcgatgtGGGCCTTCGCTGCCGCTACCTGCGTCAAGCTTATGCTCGTCCCCACCTACCGCTCCACGGATTTCGACGTCCACCGCTACTGGCTCGCCCTCACCCACGCCCTCCCCGCCCGGCAGTGGTACACCGACGCCTCCTCCCAGTGGACGCTCGACTACCCGCCCTTCTTCGCCTACTTCTCccgcctcctctctctccccgcgcCCTTCGTTGACGCCTCCCTCGTCTCTATCCCCGTGCCCGCCGCGCCGCCGTCCTCGGCCTACCTCCTCTACCTCCGCCTCACAGTCGCCTtctcggatctcctcctcctcgcaGCCGTCCTCCTCCTGGCGAGGGACGCTCGCCGGAGGCAGCGTCCGTTCCTCGTTCTCGTGCTCGTCATGTGGTCACCGGCGCTGCTCATCGTGGACCATATTCACTTTCAGTACAACGGGTTCCTGATGGGGCTGCTGTTGCTTTCGCTGCACTTTCTTGAGCAAGGGAAGGATCTTGCGGGGGGAATTGTGTTTGCCGCATTGCTGTGCTCGAAGCACCTGTTTCTTGTGGCTGCGCCTGTTTATTTCGTGTATTTGTTCGGGCATTATTGCTGTGGCCGGGGTGCACTGAGGGGCCTCGGGAGGCTGCTTCTCATGGGTGCTGGAGTGGTTGCTGTTTTTGCCATGGCATTTGCGCCCTTCGTTTACTACGGGCAG ATGCAACAACTCTTAAGCCGATTGTTTCCCTTTGGTCGGGGCCTATTTCATGCTTACTGGGCTCCAAACTTTTGGGTATTCTATATAGTACTTGACAAGATCCTTGCATTTCTTCTTAGAAGACTAGGATTCAGTATTGAGATACCTGAAGCATCATTTACCAGGGGGCTTGTTGGTGATTCATCTCCTTTTGCTGTTCTTCCAAAG GTCACCCCAATAACTACCTTCTTATTGGTTATACTTGCTATGGCTCCTTGTCTTGTCAAAGCATTCGCTAACCCCCAATCGAAACACATAATTAGATGGGTGGCATATGCTTGTTCATGTGGGTTTATGTTTGGATGGCATGTACATGAGAAGGCATCACTTCATTTCACCATCCCACTTGCCCTAATTGCCATGGATAGCTTGGATGACGTCAGGCATTACTTCTTATTGTCAATAG TTTCATGCTACTCTCTGTTCCCGTTGCTGTTTGAGGACCAAGAATACCCAATAAAAGTTCTGCTGCTGTTGACCTACGGTACTCTCATGTGGGTAGGTTTTTCATCCCATTTTTCTGCAAACTCTGCTCCGGGAGGGAAGAAATTAGACGCATCAGACAGCATAGTCGAGAGAAGATTCACTGGATGGATTAGTTTGGGATATCTTCTAGGAATGTTTGCTATAGAATTCTGGTCTCGTCTATTCCATCACCATGTATTTGGGGATAGACTTCCGTTCCTACCTCTCATGATGGTTTCAGTGTATTGTGGCGTTGGAATGATGTACTCATGGGTGTGGCAATTATCTTGGATTATCAGGAACACTTGA